Proteins co-encoded in one Cytobacillus sp. NJ13 genomic window:
- a CDS encoding ABC transporter permease, protein MRIKELKGRSDKKFGVFLRGMIFPFLVLLIWEFAGYYDLISETLLPRPSSIFSSFIELLTAGNLLYHFQVSFLRALGGFLIGGTLGLLAGLAVGFSSKVEHTLDPTLQMLRTIPTLAVIPLFILWFGFGEVSKVLLIAKGAFFPLYVNAFLGIRSVDAKLFDVAKVLEFSRWKQITNLILPSALPNILLGLRLALGAAWLALVAAELMGSSEGIGYLITDARQFSQTTVVFVGIIIFAVFGKASDSFVRYFERKWLKWRESYKG, encoded by the coding sequence TTGAGAATAAAAGAATTAAAGGGAAGAAGTGATAAAAAATTTGGCGTGTTCTTAAGAGGAATGATATTTCCATTTCTTGTACTGCTCATCTGGGAATTTGCCGGCTATTATGATCTAATCTCGGAAACACTCCTGCCAAGGCCAAGCAGCATTTTCAGCTCATTTATCGAGCTTCTGACTGCAGGCAATCTTCTTTACCATTTTCAAGTCAGCTTTCTGCGGGCTTTGGGAGGGTTTCTCATCGGAGGAACACTTGGATTGCTTGCTGGTTTAGCTGTCGGCTTTTCAAGCAAGGTGGAGCATACGCTGGATCCGACGCTGCAAATGCTTCGGACCATTCCGACTCTTGCAGTCATTCCGCTGTTTATATTGTGGTTTGGTTTTGGTGAAGTCTCCAAGGTGCTTCTTATCGCAAAAGGAGCTTTCTTTCCGCTCTATGTCAATGCTTTCCTTGGCATACGCAGTGTGGATGCAAAATTGTTTGATGTTGCCAAGGTGCTTGAATTCAGCAGATGGAAGCAAATCACGAATTTGATCCTTCCTTCGGCCCTGCCTAATATCCTGCTTGGGCTTCGCCTTGCACTAGGTGCAGCATGGCTGGCGCTGGTCGCAGCGGAACTCATGGGGTCAAGTGAAGGTATCGGATATTTAATTACGGATGCCAGACAATTTTCACAGACAACGGTTGTATTTGTAGGAATTATTATTTTCGCTGTATTTGGAAAGGCTTCGGATTCGTTTGTAAGATACTTTGAAAGAAAATGGCTTAAATGGCGGGAGAGCTATAAAGGCTAA
- a CDS encoding ABC transporter ATP-binding protein gives MAFLEISHLNKTFHSEKGEIHALNDIHMAVEDGELITIIGPSGCGKSTLLKIIAGLDNDISGSVRIDGKEVKGPSVDKGFIFQEPRLFPWHTVEKNIASNFTLRNKEVRDKVKEFIQLVKLDGFAKAYPRELSGGMAQRAAIARALLRNPKVLLLDEPFGALDAFTRSHMQEVLLDIWQKNRTTMLFVTHDIDEAIYLADRVVIMNARPGSVQKVIQIDLPHPRKKSNKTFQEFRQLILNEFEKTDELELMDRAGI, from the coding sequence ATGGCTTTTTTAGAGATCAGTCATTTAAATAAGACGTTTCATTCAGAAAAAGGAGAAATTCATGCTTTAAATGATATTCACATGGCCGTTGAGGATGGCGAATTAATTACAATCATAGGGCCCAGCGGATGCGGCAAAAGCACATTGCTGAAAATCATTGCCGGTCTTGATAATGATATATCAGGTTCTGTGAGAATTGACGGGAAGGAAGTAAAAGGCCCCAGTGTTGATAAGGGATTTATTTTTCAGGAGCCAAGGCTATTTCCCTGGCACACGGTAGAGAAAAACATTGCTTCCAACTTCACATTAAGAAATAAAGAAGTGAGAGATAAGGTTAAAGAATTTATTCAGCTTGTTAAGCTGGACGGATTCGCCAAGGCTTATCCAAGAGAGCTTTCAGGGGGAATGGCGCAAAGGGCAGCCATCGCCCGCGCCCTTCTGCGCAATCCCAAGGTATTGCTGCTGGATGAACCGTTTGGTGCTCTTGATGCGTTTACCAGGTCCCATATGCAGGAAGTTCTTCTGGATATTTGGCAAAAAAATAGAACCACCATGCTTTTTGTTACCCATGATATAGATGAAGCTATTTATCTTGCAGACCGGGTAGTGATCATGAATGCAAGACCCGGCTCCGTCCAAAAAGTGATACAAATCGATCTGCCCCATCCGAGGAAAAAATCAAATAAGACATTTCAGGAATTTCGCCAGCTTATTTTAAATGAATTTGAAAAGACAGATGAACTTGAATTAATGGATCGAGCAGGAATCTAG
- the ssuE gene encoding NADPH-dependent FMN reductase, protein MSYFIAVSGSPSAVSRSSILVNYLRKESAKQGIPVKEYSVLDFPADVLIEGRYDHSSIKKLSEEIKEASGIIIVSPVYKAAYTGALKALLDILPQDSFKNKPVFPLMVGGSPAHLLAIDYSLKPLLAALSAQTILKGVYLTDQYVDKEDFENPIKNEEVLEKITDQLKQLIAISQNTKAV, encoded by the coding sequence ATGAGTTATTTTATTGCCGTATCCGGAAGTCCGTCAGCCGTATCAAGGTCTTCCATACTAGTAAACTATTTGCGGAAAGAATCTGCTAAACAAGGGATTCCTGTAAAGGAATACTCTGTACTTGATTTTCCGGCCGATGTCCTGATTGAAGGGCGGTATGACCATTCTTCCATTAAAAAGCTTTCTGAAGAAATAAAGGAAGCAAGCGGCATCATCATTGTATCTCCAGTATATAAAGCTGCTTATACAGGTGCCCTGAAAGCATTGCTGGATATTCTTCCGCAGGACTCTTTTAAAAATAAGCCTGTTTTTCCATTAATGGTTGGAGGAAGTCCTGCCCATCTGCTGGCAATTGATTATTCCTTAAAGCCTTTATTGGCTGCCCTAAGCGCCCAGACGATCTTAAAAGGGGTGTATCTCACCGATCAATATGTGGATAAAGAAGATTTCGAAAATCCGATAAAAAATGAGGAGGTGCTTGAAAAAATTACAGATCAGCTTAAGCAGTTAATAGCCATCTCCCAAAATACCAAAGCTGTATAA
- a CDS encoding YezD family protein — protein MAKITPEYEKYILSSIKDIDYGSVVITLHAGKVAQVEITEKIRVESNNGKR, from the coding sequence ATGGCAAAAATCACGCCTGAGTATGAAAAGTATATTTTATCTTCTATTAAGGATATTGATTATGGGTCAGTCGTCATTACCCTTCATGCAGGGAAAGTGGCCCAAGTGGAGATAACTGAAAAAATACGGGTGGAGTCTAATAATGGGAAGAGATGA
- a CDS encoding sulfate/molybdate ABC transporter ATP-binding protein, protein MSIVINSVSKAFGAFQALEKINLEIHTGELVALLGPSGSGKTSLLRIIAGLEATDQGSIFFDGENITGINAKERKVGFVFQHYALFRHMTVFDNIAYGLKVRPRKERPGKKEIENKVHELLELVKLKDLAKRYPSQLSGGQRQRVALARALAVEPKVLLLDEPFGALDAKVRKELRRWLRRLHDEFQISSIFVTHDQEEALDVADKIVVMNQGKIEQIGTPEEVYDHPQTPFVYDFLGSVNLFKGRLKNGKLNQGDVALEIPDWAGSDNLEAVGYARPHDISISREGSNDDAVLATISHLHIVGPIVHIELVRKDTNDYLEAEIPKEKYRRLALNAGEEVFIKPKQLKIFTPEDFII, encoded by the coding sequence ATGAGTATCGTTATAAATTCCGTTTCCAAAGCTTTTGGGGCTTTTCAGGCATTGGAAAAAATCAATCTTGAAATCCATACAGGAGAGCTGGTTGCCTTATTAGGCCCTTCGGGTTCAGGGAAGACCTCCCTGCTGCGGATTATTGCCGGTTTAGAGGCAACTGACCAGGGTTCTATATTTTTTGATGGTGAGAACATTACCGGCATTAATGCTAAAGAACGAAAAGTCGGATTTGTCTTCCAGCATTATGCACTGTTTCGCCATATGACAGTATTCGATAATATCGCTTACGGGCTGAAAGTAAGGCCCAGGAAAGAACGGCCAGGCAAAAAAGAAATCGAGAACAAAGTTCATGAGCTGCTGGAGCTAGTGAAGCTGAAGGACTTGGCGAAGCGTTATCCTTCCCAGCTATCAGGCGGACAGCGCCAAAGGGTTGCTCTTGCAAGAGCTCTGGCGGTTGAACCTAAAGTGCTTTTATTGGATGAACCATTTGGGGCCCTTGATGCGAAGGTCAGAAAGGAGTTAAGAAGATGGCTGAGAAGACTCCATGATGAATTTCAGATTTCGAGCATATTTGTTACGCATGATCAGGAAGAAGCGTTGGATGTTGCTGACAAGATTGTCGTGATGAATCAGGGGAAAATCGAGCAAATCGGGACACCGGAGGAAGTATATGATCATCCGCAGACCCCCTTCGTATATGACTTTTTAGGGAGCGTCAATTTATTCAAGGGAAGGCTGAAAAATGGAAAGCTGAACCAAGGTGATGTGGCATTGGAAATTCCGGATTGGGCAGGCTCAGATAACCTGGAGGCAGTAGGCTATGCAAGACCGCATGATATCAGCATCAGCAGAGAAGGATCTAATGATGATGCAGTGCTTGCAACCATATCCCACTTGCATATCGTTGGACCAATTGTGCATATAGAACTTGTCAGGAAAGACACCAATGATTATCTGGAGGCCGAAATTCCAAAAGAAAAGTATCGCAGGCTGGCATTGAATGCTGGAGAAGAAGTATTCATTAAACCCAAGCAGCTCAAAATCTTCACACCTGAAGATTTTATCATTTAA
- the cysW gene encoding sulfate ABC transporter permease subunit CysW: protein MGGNIPLNFTNTPLRSPREAKDPRWVQWLLISIALTFLGLFLILPLVTVFVQAFEKGFAVYLEAITNPEALSAIKLTLLVAIIAVPLNAVFGIMAAWAITKFHFKGKNLLITLIDLPFAVSPVIAGLIFVLLFGSQGIFGEWLFERDIKIIFAVPGIVLATIFVTIPFIARELIPLMQAQGTAEEEASITLGAGGWKTFWHVTLPNIKWALLYGMILCNARAIGEFGAVSVVSGHIRGLTNTMPLHIEILYGEYQFAAAFAVASLMSIMAIFTLIIKNILEWHGKNRRA from the coding sequence ATGGGCGGGAATATACCTTTGAATTTTACGAATACTCCGCTTAGGAGCCCGAGAGAAGCAAAGGATCCCAGATGGGTTCAATGGCTGTTAATCAGCATTGCTTTAACATTTTTGGGGTTGTTTCTGATCTTGCCGCTGGTCACGGTTTTTGTTCAGGCTTTTGAAAAGGGATTTGCGGTTTATCTGGAGGCAATTACGAATCCGGAAGCATTATCCGCGATTAAGCTGACCCTTCTGGTAGCGATTATTGCCGTTCCGTTGAATGCCGTCTTTGGAATCATGGCAGCCTGGGCAATAACCAAGTTTCATTTTAAAGGAAAGAACCTGCTTATCACGCTAATTGATCTTCCGTTCGCTGTTTCTCCCGTCATTGCCGGCTTAATTTTCGTTTTGCTGTTTGGCTCTCAGGGGATTTTCGGAGAATGGCTTTTTGAGAGGGATATCAAAATAATTTTTGCTGTGCCTGGTATTGTACTTGCGACGATCTTTGTAACGATTCCCTTTATTGCAAGGGAACTGATTCCACTGATGCAGGCGCAGGGAACGGCAGAAGAGGAAGCATCGATCACTCTTGGGGCAGGAGGATGGAAGACATTTTGGCATGTAACCCTGCCTAATATCAAATGGGCTCTTCTTTACGGCATGATTCTCTGCAATGCGCGTGCCATTGGCGAATTTGGAGCGGTTTCGGTCGTATCCGGCCATATAAGAGGGCTGACCAACACAATGCCCCTGCATATCGAAATCCTATATGGCGAATACCAATTCGCTGCTGCGTTTGCTGTTGCTTCTTTAATGTCGATAATGGCCATTTTCACACTTATTATAAAAAACATTCTGGAATGGCATGGAAAAAACAGAAGAGCATAG